From the Armatimonadia bacterium genome, the window GTGCACTACGGTTGGGTCATCCTCGCCGGCGGCACTCTGTGCGTTTTTGCCGCCCTTGGTCTGGCGCGGTTCGGCTACTCGATGGTTCTCCCCGCCATGCAGACGGCACTCGACATGGACAACACCGAGGCGGGTCTGCTGGCCACGGCAAACCTCGCAGGCTACCTGATCCTGTGCGCGATCGGCGGGGCCCTGGCGTCACGTTTTGGCCCACGTTGCGTGATCACGGCAGCGCTTGTGGTGGTCGGGGTAGGCTTGGGGCTTACAGGTCTGGTCCACAGCCTTCCTGAGGCCGTCGTCTGGCGAGGCGTTACAGGACTGGGGAGTGGCGCCGTCAACGTACCCGCGATGGGGCTGGTGGCAGGCTGGTTCGGTCGTCGCCGGCGTGGTCTCGCGGCCGGGATCGCCGTATCAGGCTCCTCGCTGGGGCTGATCCTCCTGGGACCCACGGTGCCGCAGATCATCACCCGCTATGGCGATGAGGGTTGGCGCATGTGCTGGATGGGCTTCGCCGGGCTGGCGCTGGTCGTGGCCCTCCTCGCGGTTGTCTTCCTGCGCAATCGACCTTGCGAGGTCGGTCTGCAACCCCTGGGCGCCGAGCCGGAGGAGACTCTCGCGGCGGCTCCGCAGGAGAAGCTCGCCTGGGGAGCCGTGTACCGCTCGTGGACGGTCTGGCATCTGGGGTCGGTCTACGTCGCCTTC encodes:
- a CDS encoding MFS transporter, which encodes MTSDGAVGRAPVHYGWVILAGGTLCVFAALGLARFGYSMVLPAMQTALDMDNTEAGLLATANLAGYLILCAIGGALASRFGPRCVITAALVVVGVGLGLTGLVHSLPEAVVWRGVTGLGSGAVNVPAMGLVAGWFGRRRRGLAAGIAVSGSSLGLILLGPTVPQIITRYGDEGWRMCWMGFAGLALVVALLAVVFLRNRPCEVGLQPLGAEPEETLAAAPQEKLAWGAVYRSWTVWHLGSVYVAFGFAYIIYMTFFVKALVAGGHYTPREAGSLFMVMGWCSLFCGLIWGTVSDLIGRKRALVIVYLVHALSFSLFALWPTVPGFTLSAVLFGLSAWSIPAIMAAACSDMLGPRLAPAALGFVTLFMGVGQALGPTVAGAIGDRAPSLLPAMLLAAAVSLLGAVGAALLRPVTAVSASPAQAAPIPEDL